A genomic region of Planococcus kocurii contains the following coding sequences:
- the comGC gene encoding competence type IV pilus major pilin ComGC, with amino-acid sequence MRLLKNQRGFTLIEMLIVMLIITVLIAIAIPNVTKQSSAVDEKGCKAFVQMVQGQVESYRMDLKVIPTLPQLVSAGYLKTGETDCPNGDVISIAVDGVVTSVKP; translated from the coding sequence ATGCGATTATTAAAAAATCAAAGAGGATTTACATTAATTGAAATGCTAATTGTTATGTTAATTATTACGGTGCTAATTGCAATCGCTATTCCAAACGTTACGAAACAATCATCAGCAGTAGATGAAAAAGGGTGTAAAGCATTTGTGCAGATGGTTCAAGGCCAAGTTGAATCCTATCGAATGGACTTAAAGGTAATTCCGACTTTGCCGCAGCTTGTATCAGCAGGTTATTTAAAAACTGGAGAAACCGATTGTCCAAATGGCGACGTGATAAGTATTGCAGTTGATGGGGTGGTGACGTCTGTCAAACCTTAA
- a CDS encoding DUF2759 domain-containing protein, whose translation MSWMLLVIFGLIAILAAIGTVQTLKNKEVLGFLFNFGTFVIFGAFTVATLITQGYPPSLH comes from the coding sequence ATGAGTTGGATGTTATTAGTTATTTTTGGACTTATTGCAATTCTTGCAGCAATCGGCACTGTACAAACGCTTAAAAACAAAGAAGTCCTTGGTTTTCTTTTTAACTTCGGAACTTTTGTGATTTTTGGCGCATTTACTGTCGCTACACTTATCACACAAGGTTATCCACCAAGCCTTCATTAA
- a CDS encoding GspH/FimT family protein: MLLVLTVLMTIVSILIPSYQAFTTQKEEQQFFNILQQDIYFAQSQSYSLGKTAKIIFREEKGTYEIFTDLQMVVVSRKMPVSVSLKKTSNLTEIYFNSNGSVVQSGTFRFATSRGEKALVVHLGRGRVVFSE, from the coding sequence ATGTTGCTGGTGCTTACTGTCTTAATGACGATTGTTTCTATTCTGATTCCAAGCTACCAAGCTTTCACTACTCAAAAAGAAGAACAACAATTTTTTAATATTCTTCAACAAGATATCTATTTTGCCCAAAGTCAAAGCTATTCTTTAGGGAAAACGGCAAAAATTATTTTTAGGGAAGAGAAAGGGACGTACGAAATATTTACAGATCTTCAAATGGTCGTTGTGTCCAGAAAGATGCCAGTGTCGGTGTCTTTGAAGAAAACGAGTAACCTTACTGAAATTTATTTCAATTCAAATGGCTCAGTCGTTCAGTCTGGAACGTTCCGTTTTGCGACGAGTCGCGGAGAAAAGGCATTGGTGGTTCATCTTGGAAGAGGGAGAGTGGTGTTTTCTGAATGA
- the comGF gene encoding competence type IV pilus minor pilin ComGF, translating to MHRVVRLDEKGFSFLTAIFDLLVLLLMLPLIVLFFGFAIGFAKDLDPHRAEWQLFAIDLQSYLNHSDAIEIINGGSGIRIAQMGEEFDIELYTDMIRKQKNRKGHEVMLTRVRQSHFTLVGNKLKVQTEFLSGNTEEAEYVFTQPKK from the coding sequence ATGCATCGAGTAGTTCGGCTAGATGAAAAAGGATTTTCATTTTTGACAGCTATTTTTGATTTGCTGGTATTGCTGTTGATGCTGCCGCTAATTGTGTTGTTTTTCGGCTTCGCTATTGGTTTTGCGAAAGACTTGGATCCTCATAGAGCAGAATGGCAGCTTTTCGCGATTGATTTACAAAGTTATTTAAATCATAGTGACGCGATTGAAATTATCAATGGAGGCAGTGGGATTCGTATTGCCCAAATGGGGGAGGAATTTGACATTGAACTCTACACGGATATGATTCGCAAACAAAAAAATAGAAAAGGTCATGAGGTGATGTTAACTCGTGTTCGTCAGAGTCATTTTACGCTGGTCGGTAACAAGCTGAAGGTTCAGACCGAATTCTTGAGCGGAAACACGGAAGAGGCCGAATATGTTTTTACGCAGCCTAAAAAATGA
- a CDS encoding shikimate kinase — MNRIYMIGFMGCGKSAVGRRLSFLLKLPFYDMDKEIVRQTGKTIPEIFEEHGEEYFRELETKFLQNFKNDHCIISTGGGVTMRKANQKIMRNTGLVLFLDAPFREIWRRIHRDPNRPIVRQSTREEIEELHKARYRDYKQTAHITIRTEFRTLRQITQYAAFQVKRLKGE, encoded by the coding sequence ATGAACAGAATATATATGATTGGATTTATGGGCTGCGGAAAAAGCGCGGTCGGCAGAAGGCTAAGCTTTCTGTTAAAACTGCCCTTCTATGACATGGACAAGGAAATTGTTCGTCAGACAGGCAAAACGATTCCGGAAATCTTTGAAGAGCATGGCGAAGAATATTTTCGGGAACTAGAAACGAAATTTTTGCAAAATTTTAAAAATGATCATTGCATCATCTCTACAGGTGGTGGCGTCACCATGCGAAAAGCTAATCAAAAAATCATGAGAAACACAGGCTTGGTGTTGTTTTTAGATGCCCCGTTTCGGGAAATTTGGCGGCGTATTCATAGGGATCCGAACCGTCCGATTGTCCGCCAATCGACTCGCGAAGAAATTGAGGAATTGCATAAAGCCCGCTATCGTGATTATAAGCAGACGGCGCATATCACGATTCGTACCGAATTTCGAACGTTACGACAAATTACACAATATGCTGCTTTTCAAGTAAAACGTTTAAAAGGCGAATGA
- a CDS encoding DUF2626 domain-containing protein, with protein sequence MNNMFKLMGWWTGIFAVLFYVGDMVEVSLLMVANTGFFVLLGFLNISERMYLYIFGAYLTVFFVGFTYYSTFIHIPGAGH encoded by the coding sequence ATGAATAATATGTTCAAATTAATGGGATGGTGGACTGGTATATTTGCAGTTCTCTTTTATGTAGGCGATATGGTCGAAGTATCATTATTAATGGTCGCTAACACCGGATTTTTTGTTCTTCTTGGATTTTTAAATATTTCTGAACGCATGTATTTGTATATTTTTGGCGCCTACCTAACAGTATTTTTCGTAGGCTTCACGTACTACTCAACGTTCATCCACATTCCTGGTGCTGGACATTAA
- the comGA gene encoding competence type IV pilus ATPase ComGA — protein MQSIIERRCVDLLHDAAKNDTTDIHIKPEPSCYTVSYRSFQNLRQVTQLPFDLGDRMIAYFKYLSLLDMSERRKPQTGSFELSINEQSHYFRISTLPSVLTKESIVIRIMADDNAQSIHQLAAFRDSARLLEKLAEASQGLILLTGPTGCGKSTTLYALLKHCAEKLNRNIITLEDPVERKNQAILQIQVNEKAGLSYAAGLKAILRHDPDIIMIGEIRDAETAQIAVRAALTGHLVFSTIHARHSVGCLHRLHDLGVSFEDMSQTLVAVSAQKIIPTFSDSKQSEPCHRALYEILEGERLQDALLSASLKKPYALPDSLSFSGQIREGVKIGAIQASYALRQDSSS, from the coding sequence ATGCAATCGATTATCGAACGTCGCTGTGTAGACCTTTTGCACGATGCGGCAAAAAATGATACTACGGACATTCATATTAAACCCGAACCATCCTGCTATACTGTGTCGTATCGCTCGTTCCAGAACCTGCGGCAAGTAACACAACTCCCCTTTGATTTGGGTGATCGCATGATTGCTTATTTCAAATATTTATCCCTTTTAGACATGAGTGAAAGAAGAAAACCCCAAACTGGCTCATTCGAACTCTCCATTAACGAACAATCTCATTATTTTCGAATTTCCACTTTGCCTTCTGTGTTAACGAAAGAAAGCATTGTTATACGAATCATGGCAGACGACAATGCTCAATCCATTCATCAGCTGGCTGCTTTTCGTGACTCGGCTCGGTTATTAGAGAAATTGGCCGAGGCATCTCAAGGGCTTATTTTACTAACCGGCCCAACTGGGTGTGGCAAATCAACCACTTTATACGCGTTGCTAAAACATTGTGCTGAAAAGTTGAACCGTAACATCATCACGCTTGAGGATCCTGTGGAACGAAAAAATCAAGCAATTTTGCAAATTCAAGTTAATGAAAAAGCAGGTCTTAGCTATGCTGCAGGGTTAAAAGCGATTCTCAGGCATGATCCTGACATTATTATGATTGGGGAAATACGTGATGCCGAGACGGCTCAAATTGCGGTACGCGCAGCTTTAACAGGTCATTTGGTTTTTTCCACTATTCACGCTAGGCATTCTGTTGGCTGTCTACACCGATTGCATGATTTGGGTGTCTCTTTTGAAGACATGTCACAGACTTTAGTGGCGGTATCTGCTCAGAAAATAATTCCGACGTTTTCTGATAGTAAACAATCAGAACCTTGTCACCGTGCACTGTATGAAATCCTTGAAGGTGAACGATTACAAGATGCTCTACTGTCAGCGAGTTTGAAAAAACCCTATGCATTGCCAGATTCTCTGTCATTTAGTGGGCAGATTCGGGAAGGGGTGAAAATTGGTGCGATTCAAGCTTCTTATGCGCTCCGACAAGATTCGTCTTCGTGA
- the gcvPA gene encoding aminomethyl-transferring glycine dehydrogenase subunit GcvPA produces the protein MKHRYLPMTAQDEKEMLETIGINSIDELFSDIPENVRFKGEYNIKAAKSESSLTKELAQLAAQNADTNRYASFLGAGVYDHYKPIIVDHVISRSEFYTAYTPYQPEISQGELQAIFEFQTMISELTGMDIANSSMYDGGTALAEAGMLAAGHTKRKKILVSRAVHPESRDVVRTYALGQSIEVIEIPLKDGHTDLDALQEMMDENVATVMIQYPNFFGQVENLKEIEPIVHASGALLAVSSNPLALGALTSPGQLGADITVGDAQPFGIPEAYGGPHCGYFAVTKKLMRKVPGRLVGETTDEEGRRGFVLTLQAREQHIRRDKATSNICSNQALNALAASVAMTALGKVGTQEIAKQNITKTHYMKQQLKKAGLEIAFEGAHFNEVVVKTEEPVKQLNDRLFEKGMIGGYDLGLSFDEFQDHMLVAVTEQRTKEEIDAFVQEIAAKVKEAGATHA, from the coding sequence ATGAAACATCGCTATTTACCAATGACGGCTCAAGACGAAAAAGAAATGCTGGAAACGATCGGCATCAACTCAATCGATGAATTATTCTCGGACATTCCGGAAAACGTGCGCTTTAAAGGTGAATACAACATTAAGGCCGCCAAATCAGAATCTTCGTTAACGAAAGAATTGGCACAGCTTGCTGCTCAAAATGCTGATACGAACCGCTATGCGTCGTTTTTAGGTGCAGGCGTATATGACCATTACAAGCCAATTATTGTGGATCACGTCATTTCGCGCTCTGAGTTTTATACAGCATATACACCGTATCAGCCAGAAATCTCACAAGGGGAATTACAAGCTATTTTTGAATTCCAAACAATGATTAGTGAATTGACGGGCATGGATATTGCTAATTCGTCTATGTATGACGGCGGTACAGCGCTTGCCGAAGCGGGTATGCTTGCTGCAGGACACACAAAGCGCAAGAAAATCCTTGTGTCACGTGCAGTTCATCCGGAATCACGTGACGTTGTCCGTACGTATGCTCTTGGTCAGTCGATTGAAGTTATTGAGATTCCATTAAAAGATGGGCATACAGATTTAGACGCATTACAAGAAATGATGGATGAAAACGTTGCAACAGTGATGATTCAATACCCGAACTTTTTCGGACAGGTTGAAAACTTGAAAGAAATTGAGCCGATTGTTCACGCATCAGGCGCATTACTAGCGGTTTCCTCAAATCCATTAGCGCTTGGTGCATTAACTTCACCAGGTCAACTTGGGGCAGATATCACAGTAGGAGACGCACAGCCTTTTGGTATTCCTGAAGCATACGGTGGACCTCATTGTGGCTATTTTGCTGTAACAAAAAAATTAATGCGTAAAGTTCCAGGCCGTTTGGTCGGTGAAACAACAGACGAAGAAGGTCGTCGTGGCTTTGTTTTAACATTGCAGGCACGTGAACAGCATATTCGTCGTGATAAAGCGACATCAAATATTTGTTCAAACCAAGCGTTAAACGCATTAGCGGCTTCTGTTGCTATGACCGCACTTGGCAAAGTGGGGACGCAAGAAATTGCAAAACAAAATATCACAAAGACACATTATATGAAACAACAATTGAAAAAAGCAGGTCTTGAAATTGCATTTGAAGGCGCACACTTTAACGAAGTCGTGGTTAAAACTGAAGAACCTGTTAAGCAGTTAAATGACCGCTTATTTGAAAAAGGCATGATCGGAGGCTATGACCTTGGGCTCAGCTTTGATGAATTTCAAGATCATATGCTAGTTGCGGTTACGGAACAACGAACTAAAGAAGAGATTGATGCATTCGTACAGGAAATTGCTGCAAAAGTGAAGGAAGCGGGGGCTACTCATGCATAA
- the comGB gene encoding competence type IV pilus assembly protein ComGB, producing the protein MRSDKIRLRDREQFLTRLAVLMKEGYLLPVALTLLLPMHTSKFEETLNGMTGILKGGGNAAEILKFLGFKDHVLFPVEIAEYHGRLPESIDSIAKSFARTEQVQKKLKNILIYPVSLLIFTSILFLFFRTSYVPNLTAMMKSLQSGDGETGIPAYLLSLPDFFIAFFAIAAFSIYVFRLLLKKQPVQRQINWLLAIPVIRSFVKLYWSHLLARELGTLLHSGISMQESLDLLQRQNYHKIIQFMTRLSHEELMMGQTFSVSLHRFSFVSKDMAAFVHHGEMTGYLGKELILYSEVLMERIELQTQQLLRIIQPSFFIMIAVCIVGAYLAILMPMYNLVHTI; encoded by the coding sequence ATGCGCTCCGACAAGATTCGTCTTCGTGACCGTGAGCAATTTCTAACGCGTCTCGCAGTTTTAATGAAAGAGGGCTATTTACTACCAGTTGCGCTGACGTTATTGTTGCCGATGCATACGTCGAAATTTGAAGAAACCTTGAACGGAATGACGGGTATCTTAAAAGGAGGCGGTAATGCTGCTGAAATCCTAAAGTTTTTGGGATTTAAGGATCATGTATTATTTCCTGTGGAAATCGCAGAATATCATGGGCGATTACCGGAATCGATAGACAGTATTGCAAAGAGTTTTGCACGCACGGAGCAAGTGCAGAAAAAATTGAAAAATATTTTAATTTATCCTGTCTCTTTGCTGATTTTTACTTCAATTCTATTTTTATTTTTTCGGACCAGTTATGTGCCGAATTTAACGGCAATGATGAAATCATTGCAGTCAGGAGATGGAGAAACGGGAATTCCTGCTTATTTGCTTAGTCTGCCGGATTTCTTCATTGCGTTTTTTGCAATAGCGGCCTTTTCGATATACGTATTCAGGCTATTGCTGAAAAAACAGCCAGTTCAGCGTCAAATTAACTGGTTGCTGGCCATTCCAGTCATTAGAAGCTTTGTGAAGTTGTACTGGTCACACCTATTGGCTCGAGAACTCGGCACTTTGTTACACAGCGGCATTTCCATGCAAGAATCACTCGATTTGCTGCAGCGTCAGAACTACCATAAGATTATTCAATTTATGACTCGGTTATCACATGAAGAATTGATGATGGGACAAACTTTTTCTGTATCGCTCCATCGTTTTTCGTTTGTCTCGAAGGATATGGCTGCTTTTGTTCATCACGGTGAAATGACCGGTTATTTGGGCAAAGAACTAATTCTTTACAGCGAAGTATTAATGGAGCGTATTGAACTGCAAACACAACAATTATTGCGGATTATCCAGCCGAGTTTTTTTATTATGATTGCGGTCTGTATTGTAGGCGCATATTTAGCAATCTTGATGCCGATGTATAACTTAGTCCACACCATTTGA
- the gcvT gene encoding glycine cleavage system aminomethyltransferase GcvT, with protein MAQLKRTPLFETYSKYGGKTIDFGGWELPVQFSSIKEEHEAVRTKAGLFDVSHMGEIFVTGADSLDYLQHLVTNDVSKIQDGQAQYTAMCYEDGGTVDDLLIYKLADQHYLLVVNASNIEKDFEWMEKVKTGDVILDNASERYGLLALQGPLAEKVLQRLTEEDLSAIKPFRFKQDIEVAGQQVILSRTGYTGENGFELYAAPESLLVLWDEILSEGEPEGIVPVGLGARDTLRFEACLALYGQELTKDITPLEAGINFVVKLKKEQDFIGKKALTVQKEAGVPRKLVGIEMIDKGIPRHGYTVYAGDQKIGEVTTGTQSPTLKKNIGLALVSSDYAELGIELEVEIRGKRLKATTVQTPFYKRSN; from the coding sequence TTGGCACAGTTAAAGCGTACACCTCTGTTTGAAACGTATTCGAAATATGGTGGCAAAACAATTGATTTTGGCGGTTGGGAACTGCCCGTGCAATTTTCGAGCATTAAAGAAGAACATGAAGCAGTTAGAACAAAAGCAGGTCTTTTTGATGTGTCACATATGGGTGAAATTTTTGTCACAGGAGCAGATAGTTTAGACTATCTTCAACACCTTGTCACAAATGATGTCTCTAAAATTCAAGATGGGCAAGCGCAATATACAGCAATGTGTTACGAAGACGGTGGCACAGTAGATGACTTGCTAATTTATAAGTTAGCAGATCAACATTATTTATTGGTTGTGAATGCCTCTAATATAGAGAAGGATTTTGAATGGATGGAAAAAGTGAAAACGGGTGACGTTATATTGGATAATGCCTCTGAACGCTATGGTTTATTGGCTCTGCAAGGTCCTTTAGCTGAAAAGGTACTTCAGCGTTTAACAGAAGAAGATCTTTCAGCCATTAAACCTTTCCGCTTTAAACAAGATATTGAAGTTGCGGGACAACAAGTGATTTTGTCGCGCACTGGTTACACGGGCGAAAATGGTTTTGAACTATACGCAGCTCCCGAATCTCTACTTGTTCTTTGGGATGAAATTTTGTCTGAAGGTGAACCAGAAGGTATTGTGCCTGTAGGTCTTGGTGCACGTGATACATTGCGCTTTGAAGCCTGCCTTGCTTTATACGGCCAAGAATTGACTAAAGACATAACGCCACTAGAAGCCGGTATTAATTTTGTTGTGAAATTGAAAAAAGAGCAAGATTTTATTGGTAAAAAAGCATTGACTGTTCAAAAAGAAGCAGGAGTGCCACGTAAATTAGTAGGTATTGAAATGATTGACAAAGGCATTCCGCGTCATGGCTATACGGTATATGCAGGAGATCAAAAAATTGGCGAAGTGACAACTGGTACTCAATCGCCAACACTTAAGAAGAATATCGGGTTAGCGCTAGTTTCAAGTGACTATGCTGAACTCGGAATTGAATTAGAAGTTGAAATTCGCGGCAAACGACTAAAAGCAACAACAGTACAAACGCCATTTTATAAACGATCCAACTAA
- a CDS encoding MBL fold metallo-hydrolase, with the protein MLKIDQLELGPIQTNCYIISNDQRECLIFDPGEESAKIEAVVKKKNFKPIAILLTHAHFDHIGAVDDIRDRYSIPVYLHDLEKEWLSRPNLNGSGKYPAVPDYRIKDADILLTNEKKLQISSFEIDVFHTPGHSPGSVSFSFGDEGFAIVGDTIFHGSIGRTDLIDGSEKKLLKSIQDSLLTLPKQMILYPGHGPETTPEQEMNSNPFLTGL; encoded by the coding sequence ATGTTAAAAATAGATCAATTAGAGTTAGGACCCATTCAAACCAATTGTTATATCATATCGAATGACCAGAGAGAATGCCTAATTTTTGATCCGGGAGAAGAAAGTGCAAAAATTGAAGCAGTGGTAAAAAAGAAAAACTTCAAACCAATTGCTATCCTTCTGACTCATGCTCACTTTGACCATATCGGAGCAGTTGACGACATCCGTGACAGGTATTCAATCCCAGTTTATCTGCACGACTTGGAGAAAGAGTGGTTGAGCCGACCCAATTTAAATGGTTCAGGGAAATATCCAGCTGTGCCTGATTACCGAATTAAAGACGCAGATATTTTGCTGACAAATGAAAAAAAGTTGCAGATTAGTTCTTTCGAAATTGATGTTTTTCATACCCCTGGGCATTCTCCAGGCAGCGTCAGTTTTTCATTTGGCGACGAAGGCTTTGCAATTGTTGGCGATACCATTTTCCATGGCAGTATCGGTCGTACGGATTTAATAGACGGTTCTGAGAAAAAGCTTCTGAAATCCATTCAAGACTCCTTGTTGACACTTCCTAAACAGATGATCCTTTATCCTGGTCACGGCCCGGAAACGACCCCTGAGCAAGAAATGAACAGCAATCCATTCCTTACTGGGTTGTAA